CGTTGTATGCTGATGGGGAGTCGACGACGTTGAACTTGGTCATCACATTAACACCTTCTGCGTACGTAGGCAACGATATCTCCCCTACTGTTCGTAGCGATTCTCCactgaatcctactaggactgtcGACCTTCTGATTATACTCTTTTCGTCTAGTCCCATTTCTTGCAGAGCCTCTAGGAACAATACGTTTGCTGAACTGCCGTTGTCGTTCAATATCCTTTTGATGAGAGCGTTGCCTATTGGGAGCGATATGACTAGCCCGTCATGGTGTTCCTGCTGTGTGTCGGTTGAATCTGAATCGTCGAAGGTTATTGTCATCGCTGCTAATGACCTGTCGAGTGCTACTTCGTCTTCGTTCTGCCCCTCCTTGACGGCATCAGATTCGCCTCTATTGATttttttagctgcagaagaAGTTAGTCCACATATATCAGAACCACCAGAAATAACGTTTACCACTTTTTCGAACATGGGCGGGGCCGGTCGGTCGCCGCTTGGTGCTGGGTTGGGTTGGGAGTTTTTGTCCTTGTTGTACGTCTCCTTTCCTTTGTCGCTCAGTAGATCCTTCAGGTGGCCTCTTTTCAGTAGATACGCTACCTCCTTTTTGAGGGAGATGCATTCTTCGGTTGTGTGGCCATTGTCGCGGTGGAAGTCGCACCACCTGCTCATGTCCTTCATTGAGTCTGGTTTGTCGCTCTTCTTAGGCCATCTGACGGTACCACCTACACTTTGAAGGGCGTTCACCACGCCTCCGATGTCAACGTTGAAGCCATACTCGGAGATGGGAGGATAAACGACCCGTTCATTCCTGTAAAAATTGTTAGTATCATCATATTGATTGACATTTTGTACCTGGTTCTGGCGGTTGTATGGCTGGTGTCTCCAGCTGTTGTTCCTTGGGGTGTACGACCTCCTGTCGCTGCTTCCCCCTGCTGGTCGCTGAGAAGCCATTCGTGTAATCTCGTCGTCTTCAATCCGCATCTGGGCAGTGGCTCTCGATCTGACCTCTTCGAAGGTTGCACAGGGATATATGGTTAGTTCCCGGTACAGCTCCGAGTTGGGGATTAGACCTCTCTTGAATGCTTCGATGGCTGTCTGACATCACAGTTTTTTATACTAATTTTCTCACAATTAAAACTGTTAAAAtaatcgcgtaccgactcggtAGGTCCTTGGACCAACCGATAGAGGTCACTTGTCTGTTTCTCCAACTGGCGACTGCTGGCGAATTGCTGGTAGAAGGCGTTGATGAGGTCGGACAGGTAGAAGATGGATCCAGGTGTTATGTTCATGAGCCACTCCAGAGCTGCTCCGTCGAGGGTTCCTCCGAATGATTTGCACATGACGGGCTCGACCAGGTCGTAGGGGATGCCGATCTGCCACATTCGCTGCTTGTAGACGTTGACGTGTCTGTATGGATCAGACGTTCCGTCGTACAGGGTGGTCCAGGTAGGGAGTCGGAGCTGGTGTGGGACCGTCACCCTAGCGATCGCTTCACAGAACGGCGACGCTGCATATCCGTCGGTCGGTTCGGTTTCCACGGGCGTGGGTGCCCCTGGCAGCTTCGTCATCAGCTTCAGCATCAGCGAGCATTGCTTCTTCATGTGAGTTTCCATCTTATTTAGGCGCTTGGTGACGGGGTCCGGTGTTGTTTCATCCTGTTCTCCATGTGGCTCTTCGCCGTCGGAAAGGTCCTCGGAGTCGTCAGTCATCTCGAATATCAACTTCTTTGGTTTTGCACCTGGCTTGTAACGCGACTGATGCTTGGTACTTTTCACAGAGTCGAGCTCCTTCTGGAGGTTTTCAATGGAGGCCCTTTCTTGGGCCAGCTCTGCTTGGGCCTTTTCGTAGGCTGCTTTCATCTCTGCGAGCGTCATCTCTTCAGTAGCCATGGTGTGTAGGGTGATTTTGTGTgaaacctagttaatgtccccacagacggcgccaaactgtttatgccaaatttcgtcaaGGGGCGACCTTTGGCtcgggtcgacactaactaagcaagaatcaaataAAGAGAGACAAGAGAGACGCGACACAAggaagtgttgacgcggaaaacccaggaataaggtaaaaaaccgcggatagctatgaggctatcaatccactaagtatcctATCTGATTGTTTATGTATTTTTCTAAAGATCAATGTAACGAAATTAAAGAGTAAATACAACAGTAATATGAATGCTTAATAGCTTGAAAGTATGAGTGCTTGAGTTCACGTCTCCTTCGCTTGTCATCGTCTTCATGCTTTTATAGGATATTTCCAGCGGTCTAGTTAGTTGAGAAAATCCCACGAAGATAGGGATTTCCTTATCACACGTTTCTTTAGTCTTCAACCACCTCCGTGTTTCTCGTGCATATCTTGGACttattctgctagcatgacggCGCTGCCTGTCATGGGCTTTAGGTTAACCTATCTTTATCAACTTATTCCTTGAGGACACGTCTCTGTCGCTTGCGCGTTGTCGCCAGTCCTTCGTCGTCTATGCCTCGTCGTACGATGCTACGTCAGACGCGTCTCCCTGGCACGATGTTTACCTGCAACACGACAGAACCTGGTTGACatgacatgatcaaacgttagagcggttatgtcgttagtccaaaaagtgggataacagtttacatggttaaattttataaatttgcaatgaattaaaggggtgattaatttcgatttttgtaattaattgcaaattcgtgcaattatttaattaaatgttcgcaggattttcggcagtttattcaataatggtcggaatcgtataattttatagtgaattacgcatgtaaacggcgttttaaaattttgactgaaatcaaagatttgatgccgaacccagaattcccaaattcaaagcctaactttaacttttcggatgttttagtttttcgaacgcaaaatttataatttttatgatgttaaattaaatatttgcgattcttgtttgtaaatcttgattctatgattgacctactgtatatgtttaacaattttaatgcctaaacttgttaattatacaacctaatttgttttttttttttgatatgaGATGAAACTAacaagaaaaaagaagaaaaaagaagaaaaaactaaaaaacaTCAACTGAAGACTCCGCCAGTCGGATACCAAGTTGTGCTTTATGATGCGCAGCTTCAACGACCTGTCTGTCCGCCTTGTATACCAAGCAAGATTTGAATGTTGACCCTTGATGCAGGAGTTGTTGGATAGTCCATTTTATGGTTATATCTTGAATTGAGTCTCCTTTTAACAGAGAAACCAAGTTATAAGAATCTGTAAAAACAACAATGTTAGTAAAACCTCTTGCTGCAGCCCATGAAAGACACTTCAGGCATGCCAAAGCTTCAGCATGAGTAGCCGAAACTGCCGAACCAAAGTCACAACCGCCTTTTCCAATATAAAGATCCGATGGACTTTTAGCCAAGTACCAACCCATTCCAGCTCGTTTTGAGCCACCTTGCCAAGCTGCATCAGAAAACAAAGTGTGCCCTGGTTCTTCAGAGAGCTCAAGTTAGAGACAAAATGAAATCCCGGTGGAGATTGATGACTAAGCTCTGGAGGATGCAAAAAAGCTACGATATTGTTGTTGTCGTTCAGAAACTTCCTGTGTACTTCCA
This Spinacia oleracea cultivar Varoflay chromosome 6, BTI_SOV_V1, whole genome shotgun sequence DNA region includes the following protein-coding sequences:
- the LOC130463322 gene encoding uncharacterized protein; this translates as MATEEMTLAEMKAAYEKAQAELAQERASIENLQKELDSVKSTKHQSRYKPGAKPKKLIFEMTDDSEDLSDGEEPHGEQDETTPDPVTKRLNKMETHMKKQCSLMLKLMTKLPGAPTPVETEPTDGYAASPFCEAIARVTVPHQLRLPTWTTLYDGTSDPYRHVNVYKQRMWQIGIPYDLVEPVMCKSFGGTLDGAALEWLMNITPGSIFYLSDLINAFYQQFASSRQLEKQTSDLYRLVQGPTESTAIEAFKRGLIPNSELYRELTIYPCATFEEVRSRATAQMRIEDDEITRMASQRPAGGSSDRRSYTPRNNSWRHQPYNRQNQVQNVNQYDDTNNFYRNERVVYPPISEYGFNVDIGGVVNALQSVGGTVRWPKKSDKPDSMKDMSRWCDFHRDNGHTTEECISLKKEVAYLLKRGHLKDLLSDKGKETYNKDKNSQPNPAPSGDRPAPPMFEKVVNVISGGSDICGLTSSAAKKINRGESDAVKEGQNEDEVALDRSLAAMTITFDDSDSTDTQQEHHDGLVISLPIGNALIKRILNDNGSSANVLFLEALQEMGLDEKSIIRRSTVLVGFSGESLRTVGEISLPTYAEGVNVMTKFNVVDSPSAYNVILGRPWIHKMKAVPSTYHQSIKFPTKWGVMEIKGQQRDAKKCYETALKPSKSSI